One segment of Castanea sativa cultivar Marrone di Chiusa Pesio chromosome 3, ASM4071231v1 DNA contains the following:
- the LOC142627508 gene encoding pentatricopeptide repeat-containing protein At1g26900, mitochondrial, giving the protein MASLFKLPCLRQTLNIWSKLDNRKQHHSISSQDQKLLYLLKSCKQASEISQAHGFMVKTGLDHVPFTLSKLLDSSTQDMEYAASIFKYIQNPNLFMFNTMLRGYSISDDPVQAFGVFNHLRDQSLVLDEFSFASMLKACARVLGIVSGQGIHGLVLRSGLGLFINVKNTLLHLYCVCGRIGDARKLFDEFPQRNDLVSYNSLMVGYVQVSQPIMVLDLYWEMCRSGLRASITTVLSVLSATGDCGNLLEGKSLHGHCIKVGFCSYLNVVTTLIDMYAKAGNVELGRRVFDEVAEKDVVLWNCLIDKYARNGMVENAVALLRQMKLQRVMPNSSTLAGLLSACAASGAINVGRCVNDYVEEEKMVLDVVLGTALVDMYAKCGFLEKAIEIFDRMVSKDVKSWTAMISGYGVHGQARNAIMLFYRMEEEGFRPNEITFLAILSACSHGGLVTEGMRCFERMVCEYGLSPKVEHYGCLIDLLGRAGLLEEAHKLIQSLPIKGDATAWRSLLAACRVYGNVELGECVKRVLVKIFDEHPTDSILLSSTYAIAGRLPEERRMQEMKEESTMKEVKCHSVGTEKEKLLKEAGCSIIEMDSQWWEPSWENKSN; this is encoded by the coding sequence ATGGCCTCATTATTCAAACTCCCATGCCTGAGGCAAACATTGAATATTTGGTCCAAACTTGATAACCGAAAACAACACCACTCCATCTCCTCACAGGACCAAAAGctactttatttattgaaatctTGCAAGCAAGCCTCAGAAATCTCTCAAGCCCATGGCTTTATGGTCAAGACTGGACTTGACCATGTCCCTTTCACTCTCAGCAAGCTTCTTGATTCCTCCACTCAAGACATGGAATATGCTGcctcaattttcaaatatatacaaaacccaaatttgTTCATGTTCAATACCATGCTCAGAGGCTATTCCATTAGTGATGACCCAGTACAAGCTTTTGGTGTTTTCAATCATTTGAGGGATCAAAGTCTTGTGCTTGACGAGTTCTCTTTTGCTAGTATGCTTAAAGCTTGTGCTCGTGTATTGGGCATTGTGAGTGGGCAAGGGATTCATGGGCTGGTTTTGAGGTCTGGGCTTGGGCTATTTATCAATGTAAAGAATACACTTTTGCATTTGTATTGTGTTTGCGGGAGAATTGGTGATGCCCGTAAGTTGTTTGATGAGTTTCCTCAAAGAAATGATTTGGTTTCATATAACAGTTTGATGGTTGGCTATGTTCAAGTGTCTCAGCCTATTATGGTATTAGATTTGTATTGGGAAATGTGTAGGAGTGGTTTGAGAGCCAGTATTACCACAGTTTTGAGTGTTCTGTCTGCTACTGGTGATTGTGGAAATTTACTTGAAGGGAAGTCTCTTCATGGGCATTGCATTAAAGTTGGGTTTTGTTCTTATTTAAATGTGGTTACCACTTTGATTGATATGTATGCAAAAGCTGGGAATGTTGAATTAGGGCGTAGGGTTTTTGATGAAGTTGCTGAAAAGGATGTTGTTTTATGGAATTGTCTAATAGATAAGTATGCAAGAAATGGCATGGTTGAAAATGCAGTAGCTCTATTACGTCAAATGAAACTTCAACGAGTGATGCCCAATTCATCTACATTAGCTGGATTGCTTTCGGCTTGTGCTGCCTCTGGAGCCATAAATGTAGGCCGATGCGTCAATGATTatgtggaagaagaaaaaatggtgTTGGATGTGGTTCTTGGGACAGCTCTAGTTGATATGTATGCTAAATGTGGGTTCTTAGAGAAGGCTATAGAAATTTTTGATAGGATGGTGAGCAAAGATGTGAAATCTTGGACAGCCATGATCTCAGGTTACGGGGTTCATGGGCAGGCGAGAAATGCCATTATGCTATTTTACAGGATGGAAGAGGAGGGGTTTAGACCTAATGAAATCACTTTCTTGGCAATTTTAAGTGCTTGTAGTCATGGGGGGCTTGTGACAGAGGGCATgagatgttttgagagaatGGTTTGTGAGTATGGCCTTTCACCAAAGGTCGAGCACTACGGATGTTTGATTGATCTTTTAGGCCGTGCTGGGTTGCTGGAGGAAGCGCATAAATTAATCCAGAGCTTGCCCATTAAGGGGGATGCTACTGCATGGCGCTCATTGCTTGCAGCTTGCAGAGTCTATGGAAATGTTGAATTGGGGGAATGTGTGAAGAGGGTGTTAGTCAAAATATTTGATGAACATCCCACAGATTCGATCCTTCTCTCTAGCACTTATGCCATTGCTGGAAGGTTGccagaagaaagaagaatgcaggaaatgaaggaagaaagcaCAATGAAAGAAGTGAAATGTCATTCAGTTGGGACGGAGAAAGAAAAGTTGTTAAAGGAAGCTGGATGTAGCATAATTGAGATGGATTCTCAGTGGTGGGAACCTAGTTGGGAAAACAAGAGCAACTGA
- the LOC142629157 gene encoding uncharacterized protein LOC142629157 yields the protein MIAQDVRSEGIRVDEQMQVSAIIDKLPESWKEFAKVLRHKQKELSIESLITHLRVEEEAINQDKTVELHGANGPKVNFISSNENMPKANAKNNDYVGLKKRNFKRRPNGNQPQHKTHCNQRKNQAHHPKHAPNNGNHTNNSNYICFVCGKPGHSAKNCCFRKHGPMAQANVIEEPLVAMVTEINILEGLGGWWIDSGATRHVCYDKNWFKTYTILDEKKKIMLGDSHTIDVMGIGEVLLKFTSGREVTLKDVFHGMFVGKGYACDDMFKLNVEMNENSSFAYIVSCVNVWHGRLCHINNKYMKNMSGLGLIPKLENELEKCEICSMTKITQKSHKSIERNTELLELIHSDICEFEGHLTRGGNRGGFEQQENFECSTSKSKDVNEYEFEPRRSKKPKVEKVFGPEYYVYNLQGDPTSLEEVLSSPDSGFWKEAINDEMDYIISNNTWKLVNLPPGCKTIGCKWILRRKLKPDGSIEKFKARLVAKSSKQKEDIDFFDTFSPVTKVTSIRLLIAIAAIHNLMIHQMDVKTAFLNGDLEEEIYMDQPEDENDIYNQKEYASIIRSLRYATDCTRLDIAYAVGVLARFTSKPNFEHWNAMTQLMRYLKRTAHYGLLYQRYPAVLEGYSDASWNTLSGDSLSTTGYVFTIGGGAISWKSKKQQIIAKSTMEAELIALSSASEEAGWLRDLLSKIPNSHVGETYFTCLNSL from the exons ATGATTGCACAAGATGTTCGATCTGAAGGCATTCGTGTAGATGAACAAATGCAAGTTTCAGCAATCATTGACAAGCTGCCTGAATCTTGGAAGGAGTTTGCCAAAGTTCTGAGACACAAGCAAAAGGAACTCTCCATTGAATCCCTTATCACCCATTTGAGAGTGGAGGAAGAGGCAATAAACCAAGACAAAACTGTTGAACTTCATGGAGCAAATGGTCCTAAGGTAAATTTTATCTCTTCAAATGAAAACATGCCAAAAGCCAATGCAAAAAATAATGACTATGTAGGGCTTAAGAAAAGGAACTTCAAACGTAGGCCAAATGGAAATCAGCCTCAACATAAGACCCACTGTAATCAAAGAAAGAACCAAGCACACCATCCTAAGCATGCTCCAAATAATGGCAACCACACTAATAATAGcaattatatatgttttgtatgtggaAAGCCTGGACATTCGgctaaaaattgttgttttcgAAAACATGGGCCTATGGCTCAAGCCAATGTCATTGAAGAGCCTCTTGTGGCTATGGTTACTGAGATTAATATTCTCGAAGGCTTAGGAGGGTGGTGGATTGATTCTGGGGCAACCAGACATGTTTGTTATGATAAAAACTGGTTCAAGACCTACACCATCTtggatgagaaaaagaaaattatgcttGGTGATTCTCATACCATTGATGTTATGGGTATTGGAGAGGTGCTTCTCAAATTTACTTCTGGGAGAGAAGTCACTCTCAAAGATGTCTTTCAT GGAATGTTTGTTGGCAAAGGCTATGCTTGTGATGACATGTTTAAACTTAATGTTGAGATgaatgaaaattcaagttttgctTATATTGTTTCTTGTGTGAATGTTTGGCATGGTAGATTATGTCatatcaataataaatatatgaaaaatatgagtGGTTTAGGTTTGATTcctaaacttgaaaatgaacttgaaaaatgtgaaatttgtagCATGACTAAAATTACTCAAAAGTCTCATAAATCAATTGAAAGAAATACTGAATTACTAGAGCTTATCCATAGTGATATTTGTGAATTTGAAGGACACTTGACACGTGGAGGTAATCG tggGGGTTTTGAACAACAAGAGAATTTTGAATGTTCAACATCTAAGTCAAAAGATGTTAATGAATATGAGTTTGAACCTAGGAGGAGTAAAAAACCTAAAGTTGAAAAGGTTTTTGGTCCTGAATATTATGTGTATAATTTACAAGGTGACCCTACTTCCTTAGAGGAAGTCTTATCTTCTCCTGATTCAGGTTTTTGGAAAGAAGCCATCAATGATGAGATGGATTATATTATCTCTAATAATACTTGGAAACTTGTAAATTTACCTCCAGGTTGTAAAACAATTGGATGTAAATGGATActtagaagaaaattaaaacctgATGGAtctattgaaaaattcaaagcaaGGCTTGTAGCTAAAAGTTctaaacaaaaagaagatattgATTTTTTCGATACTTTTTCTCCTGTTACTAAAGTTACGTCTATTAGATTATTGATTGCTATAGCAGCTATTCATAATTTGATgatacatcaaatggatgtaaagacGGCATTTCTAAATGGAGatttagaagaagaaatctacatggaCCAACCAGAAG atgaaaatgatatttACAATCAAAAAGAATATGCTAGTATTATTAGAAGTCTTAGAtatgctactgattgtactagactTGATATTGCTTATGCCGTAGGAGTTCTAGCAAGATTTACTAGCAAACCTAATTTTGAGCATTGGAATGCCATGACTCAATTAATGAGATATTTAAAAAGAACTGCGCACTATGGTTTGCTATATCAAAGATATCCTGCTGTTCTTGAAGGATATAGTGATGCTAGTTGGAACACCTTATCAGGTGATTCTTTGTCTACCACTGGCTATGTATTTACTATAGGTGGTGGAGCAATaagttggaaatctaaaaaacaaCAGATTATTGCTAAATCCACCATGGAGGCAGAATTAATTGCCTTATCTTCAGCTAGTGAAGAAGCAGGTTGGTTACGAgatttattatctaaaattcCCAATTCCCATGTGGGAGAAACCTATTTCACCTGtcttaattcattgtga
- the LOC142629158 gene encoding uncharacterized protein LOC142629158 has product MNIESEKSTEAVAPLWKYVTKLEKAAAGGGNVTFKCNYCEKTFKGSYSRVKAHLLKLSNCGIQPCGKVGDEYLNEMQKLEDAYEESTRRLKKPKLVSLPSDSPSSPHLGPNLSSTATNSLIARTFYSAGLPFHFAKNPYWIEMIKFACNNNLAGYIPPGYNKLRTTLLHKEKVHIEKLLKSIKDTWKERGLSIVSDGWTDPQKRPLINFMATSEKRPLFIKSIDGTKEYKDKHFISDLFLKVIGEVGHTNVVQIITDNASVMKAAGSLVKPNILIYFGHLVLCIPSIWP; this is encoded by the exons ATGAATATTGAAAGTGAAAAATCAACTGAGGCAGTTGCTCCTTTATGGAAATATGTTACTAAGTTAGAAAAAGCTGCTGCTGGTGGTGGGAATGTTACTTTCAAAtgtaactattgtgaaaaaactTTTAAGGGGTCTTATTCAAGGGTGAAGGCACATTTGTTAAAATTGTCTAATTGTGGAATACAACCATGTGGAAAGGTTGGAGATGAGTATCTAAATGAAATGCAAAAATTAGAAGATGCATATGAGGAATCTACGCGTAGATTGAAGAAGCCTAAGCTAGTGTCTTTACCGTCTGATTCTCCTAGTAGTCCTCATTTGGGTCCTAATCTCAGTAGTACAGCTACAA ATTCTCTTATTGCTAGGACATTTTATTCTGCTGGTTTACCCTTTCACTTTGCTAAGAACCCTTATTGGATTGAGATGATCAAATTTGCATGTAATAATAATTTGGCGGGCTATATTCCTCCGGGTTACAATAAATTGAGAACAACTTTGTTGCATAAAGAGAAGGTACATATTGAGAAGTTGTTGAAGTCAATTAAAGACACTTGGAAAGAAAGGGGTTTAAGCATAGTAAGTGATGGGTGGACAGATCCACAAAAGAGGCCACTTATCAATTTTATGGCTACATCAGAGAAAAGGCCACTTTTTATCAAATCCATTGATGGTACCAAAGAGTACAAAGACAAGCACTTCATTTCTGATTTGTTTCTAAAGGTCATTGGTGAGGTTGGGCATACTAATGTTGTTCAAATTATTACTGATAATGCATCTGTTATGAAAGCTGCAGGATCTCTTGTCAAGCCGAATATCCTCATATATTTTGGTCACCTTGTGTTGTGCATACCCTCAATTTGGCCTTGA